Part of the Montipora foliosa isolate CH-2021 chromosome 13, ASM3666993v2, whole genome shotgun sequence genome is shown below.
AGCACTGGAAAACAGCCCAACAGAAACGCTTGGTCACGGTCTTCAGCGAATGATGGAAATAGCATTTGAAAAACTCGACAAACCACTGAAGGATGCACTAGTTTGTCTGTCGGTGTTTGTTCGATCTTTTGACAAAAAAGCTGCCAAAGCAATGATTGTGGATAATTGTGGTAACTATCTGACGAAACTGAAGCAGAGGTGCCTGATCCAAAAACAGGGTCATCGATACCTTATTCACTTACTCATTAGAGACTATGCCAGGAAGATGGGAAAAAGAGATGACTTTGCTGATATTTTGGACCATGGCCAACAGAGATTTGTCAAGCACTTCCTGTCGCTTCTAGTGCCCAATTCAGATAAATTCTGGGGCAAAGACACGTGCAAAGAATCATTTGACTTGTTCAATGAAGAAAGGATCAATCTTGAGTCGACTCTTGAAGAGGTTCGTGGGAAGAAAATCAGAGACTGCAGGGAACTGGAAGCCGTTGTTGATAACTGCCAACAATTGGCATCCTACATTGAATTCTGTGTACCCTTTCAGCTTTATTCTGGTTTTCTAGATGGTCTTCTACATTTTGCCACAGAGCAAGGAAAAGTGACAAATCAGGTCGAGATATTGCTTCTTCGTCATCATGAGTCAAGGAAGCATGGCAGTACTAGTAAAGAATGTGTTTACCGAGCCATTAAAATGCACGAGGAACATCGTGAACGTTTTGAGAAGGCGTCTGAGGTTTTTTATCTGAGTCATTATGGCAGACATATCTCACAGgactgtggtagcagagaaaaagCACAACCTATTCTAAAAAAGGCCATCAGCATATTTGAGAAAGAAGACCTTGGTAGCACTTTTGATAAGGGCAGAATTCTTGTAGAGCTGGGACATAAtgagaaattttcaaaaaggcaCGACGAGGCTCGTAAATACTACGAGGAAGCATTGAGATTTCGTCAGGAACATTATGGGCAGCATCTCTGGACTGCTTTCGCCCACAAGGACTTGGCAGATTTCTATTTGTATCAGGAGAAGTTGCAAGAGTCTAAACGTCACTACCACGAGGCTATTAGCATTCTGAAAGTGGTCGAAATGTTGGATCAGAAAGAGTCGATTCCTGTCTACAAGAACTTTGGGATATGCCATCAAAAGAGTCAAAACTTTGACGAGTCTCGAAGAGTGTTTGAGAAAGGGAGTGAAGTTGCTGATTCCACGATCGAAGGAAACCACAAATGGAAGGTGTGGATTAAGACTTACTTGGCGCTGCTTCTGGACGAAAAATTCCCCGAAGAAATTGCAACGGCAGGCAAAATTTGCGAAGAAGTTCTCAAGATGGGCAAAAACCTTGAAATCGAAAGCTGGCCCAAAAAGGAAGACCTTGAGAAGCTCCACAGAAAGATCCAAGGTTTACCAAGCCCTCCATAACTTatcttttttccaaaaacctTCCATGGCACTTTGTTATGGCTCTCTTTCCAGCCTTGTATCAGACGTGCTTCAGAGATTCttatttaaaggggctgtgtcatgaCACTGTAGCTGATTTTGTGTAGGGTTACCAATTacttgttttcgacttctcttggtaCATTTTCAtttcccaggagaaattgcaaacaatggttatgcaaaagtcttgaggggtaatagaggtgtattatgggattgtgcaagtagtgaattagcATGGGggtgggaccattgtaagttccaagagaaactggaaaacgATGCTTAtttaaatttgggtggacaagcaaagagtattatggtattttccgtttcgggcaattgttcagtacaccaacatggccacgaTGACGTCAGAGACAAGCcaagaatagacctttttacagtttcgtgcttagttacctgccctttaaatgaaagtgaggctggagttgaccttgttatgatacagacctccttgctttttcccgcgctttgagcaagttacatgcaATTGCTatgaatttggattggttcattgcgctgtttgcatctgctgtgattggtcgaattggtattgttttacgacactcaattgaaaaccgctctagtcaATTGGTTTTTCGTATTGTACTGTTTTTAATTAAGATTTTGTTCCCTATGATAGGGCAAAACGTTATTGAGCAATTGGAGACCAGCTACTGGAattttgcatgcaaattataccCGAATTGTTTTCACGTTAATTGACCAGTCTCGTCAAGTCTTTATTtatcatattttatttttatttgtgtttttcCACAAATATGGGATACAGCAATACACATAATACACGTTATAGGGTCCTAAGATCACAATGTACAGAGGAGAGGTCACCGGATGTGAAGAAATCTTGATTCCGGAACACAGCAAATGTGaggctttggaatccggaatccagggCGTGGAATTTGGCCATGGAATCCATTatatggaatccagaatccacagATTTCTATAGAATCCAGGATCCATTTCTGTGGAACCCGTGAGTTTGGAATCCGATCTCAGGATCCGAGATCCACTATTTGGGATCCGGAATTCATGGCCTGGAATCTAGAATCCGAGAGCCACCTGAATTCCCTTACATAGGGCGAGAGAGGGGCACATCTAGACGAACTAATACAATTCCCCTTAACTAGTGAATAAGTAcattaaaagtaatttttaaaaaaagaaaaaagacgaaaacaaaaggaaaggtAACTATATCAATTATAAACATTCATTAGTATTGAGCAAATTAATGATGATAAAGTGCATTTTTAAACGCTTTTTTTCGTTGGGTTTATCTTTTACGGATTGggaatatcattccaaaagAATTTACCGATAATTGTTGGACAAAATAGCGTCATCTTTGTTCGAAATGAAGTTGTGgctaattattttatttgcagatgAACTTGGGTGTGTTAATCACGTAGCTCAGGTACGAATGATATGGAAAAATGGGAAATTGTCATTGTTTAAGCAATCATAATAAAGTAAATAGATgttaaattttacaaatttcttCTTTTCCCAAATTTAGAAAAAATGTAAGGAGTTCGATGATCGCTGGTTGTAACGGTATTATTGATCATGAAGTTGTACATACTGTGTATATCATGATTTCTTTAGAAGTTAGTGGTTAGGTAGTTAGTAGTAGTTAACCCACGAAGTAATACTTTTTATACTAAATTGTCGTTTCACCGATGTATTccttatgtaaattttattttcctttgggtCACCTACTCGATTAGTTCCCTGaactatttaggtgtcccaaactttCGCACAATTGCTGTATTTTAGTTATCTGTGATTACGTTGTTTTTAGATCATGTAATTGTCTTAATAGTAATTTTctgtaaataatatttttgtgagttataataaaaaattaacttgacttgacttgaggAAATTTCAAGAAGCCTAAGATACATAGTGAGGAGGGGACTAAACGTCACTGTAAGCGTTTGGTATGTTGATAAGGTATTACTTACTAGATTGGCTTAATAATACTGGAAACATTTGTAATTACTGACAATAAGTACTTTCTCAAAAATTCTTGTTCCTTTATTTCCAATCTACCATTGTTGGTACGCCCTTCTCGATTTGTGCTGGGCAGTTTTTGAGCATTTTCTCGATTTCGGTTTCATTTCGCGGAATCGTGAGCAATGCAGTTGCATACTGCCCAAAATGCAGAGAGGTTCTTTTCATTTTGGGGCAGCATTTGAGCACCAGTTTGGCTAGCAAACTTTGTCTTTTGGAACCTCCATGCAGGTTGcccaaaagaaagaaactgtGAATAAAATTTAAGTGTCTTGGCCTAGTGGCTGATGGTTGAGCGCGCGCCACTTATCCCAGGGAACGAGCTCGGATAAGTGACGAAAGCCACTCGTTCCGACTGTTTTACTCGCGGCTTCACTGATATACAGGTGTTCTAGTATCTTAAATTAAGGGTAGAGTATCCGACTGGTGTTACGAACTGGTTCGGTTCGAATCCAACCTAGGACTTTGATTAGTCAGTTTCCCATCTTTTCCACGGATGCATTGCATGTCACGCTTTTTtagtcaaaattaaaaactcTAAAGGACGTCTTTGCagcaatgaagaccaaaaaataatgctgtagttttgttgccaatgaccatTGAGGTGCACTGAAGCtgttctttgttgtttgtaGCCAAGGATGGAagggatggaaatggattgaaacttgaaaaaattggccagtttttttAAGTTTGGAGACGTTATCCTCTGAAAAGTTAAATacaaatagctctttgtgccatattatATTTCGTATCATCTCAGTGAGTTGACAGGAATGTTATACGTGTGAGCTATAGAactaatttaaattttttacccagttttgacccaAAAACTGAGTAAATTAATTACACCCGTTGTTTCGCTTGAAAAGGGTGGTTGCTGAAAAATGAGGGAAGACGCTTAGAAAACTACCGACAATGTCGACCTGTAACGCactgttactttactttaatttctACAGTTGTCTCCCGATAAGTGCTATCAATGAAAATTATCATGATTTATATAAGCGGTTTCACCATTACCGTCAACATACGGGTCGATTTCAATGGGATCGTCAAAGTTCCCCCGTTCGGGTATTTCCGCTCGTAAATAGGGAAGTCTGTAGGAGAGTGACATCCACCATGTACAATCTTCTCTCCAGTGCTGGCGAAGGTCGAGGGTAGGATGTTATGGCGATTCAAGCGTGAATCAATAGCCACGTATACTATCACGGGTATGTTCACGTCAAACTTAACAGTGGTCTCGTCATTGGGGCCCCGGAGATGCGTCAGGCCGTAGTACTTCGTGGGGATATCAACCATTTCGTAGCATTTCCGGTTTGTAgcaaatttctctttttctcgAACCATGCTTATCTCTCGAGGGCTGCCAGGCGGGAAAGTGACTTTCAGCTCTGCAAAGGGGCGAACGTCATAAGCGTTGTCGCGGAGAAAGATGCCCATCAGGCGAGATGTTTTGAAACTCAATGTCACCAAGCCAGGACCATGAACTTTCTTGCTTCTGTAGATAGGAAACTTGACTCTGTCTTGACAGCCTCCTAACATCACTAAATCTCCGGTTTTTTCGTAGTCATCTCCGTGGATATACGAAGAACGCGAATCGATTGCAAGATAAATGATGACCGGGACGTTTACTTTGAATAAAATGTCCCCCTGTTTGTCTTTCAGTCCACGGACATGGGTTAAACCATGGTACAGAGGTGGAACATCTTCCCAGCGATAGCAGTTATTGCCCGTCGCGTATTTCTCCCCGTGTCGCAGCATAGCTATTTGCAGTGCCCCATAGCCCGTCACCGATAGCGAAGTTTCGATGTGGATCCCGTTTGACACCTTGACCCTCAAAAGTATAACCAAAGAGCATAAAATCCATGACGAGACCATTGTTGCGATGAAGTTTGCTTCCTGTTCTAAAAAAAAGACTTTGTTGTAGCCTTGTTCCCTTAGTTTGGTTTAAAATTATTGAGGGTGTGGTGGAAAGAAtgtgaaatttgtttttatactTTGAGTCGATGATATACAATGGATTGAAATATAGGGTTTGTACAGCTAGGGTACCGTTTTAGGAATCCATTTATAGTCAACAAATAAACAGTTATAAAACATACTCTCCCCTTTAGATGCACTTTGAATAGCACGTTACAAACAACCTTGAAACCAGTAGATTTCCACTATTAAGCAGGAAATTTCTCGCAGGCTGACTTGATAAAAGACTTTGAAAACTTGTTGGAACGCAAAGCTTGTATTCGTTTACTCTGAGGCTATACTTATACAATGGTGTGATCGAGATTGTGTCATCAAGTGGGCTTTCACAAAAGAGGAAATGAAATGTCAGTGACTACAGAATCCAGGTTGCATCTTGTTCACCCTGGTTTTTACCTCAGAAGAGCAAATCACTCTTATTTCATAGCCGAAGGTTAAGACATTTTAATGTGAAAGAAAAAGAGCTTCATCTGCATATATCTTGTTTATACCACAGGAATACCATGACCGAAGCCTTCTTGATTCGATTTGTTTTCTTAATTAAGGAGGGCGTGTCTTCTTTTACTAGTTCACAGGTATTTCAGTTCAGAAACAAGGATACTTTCAAtttcctttttcacttttttcctcTGGCACACAAAGCAAGGAAAGAGCTGGACTCTCGTTCTCTTCTAACGTTTTTCCGCCGAAACACTGAGTCATGCAGTTTCCTGTTTACAGAATCCAGAATGGCTGGACCATTCAGTTAATCTTACACGGAAGCTTGCATGCAGTCGCGTGAAACAACTTTATCTAGTTACATTATGTCATTTTTTAATGGCACCATAAGACCTTTCGGCTTTTCATCTTTTTCTGTTTGTACtttaccaaaacaaaacatttcgtTTGTCTCTGCTAAGTTTGAACATGATCAACGTGAAATGTACACGAATATATGCAGATGGTTCCTCCTTTTTAAGTGTTCACAATCGCAGAGCTCTTGACCAGGTAATGTAATTCCAGGATTGCGTTCGGGAGGGAGAAATCACTTCTCAAAAAGCTACAGAGCTTTTGAAATCAAGTGTTCTACGATGGATTGTCGTAGGACCGAAACAAATACTTTTAACAAGCGAAACAGCGCTatgagccaatcataatccGAAGAATTGACGTACCTTTCCCAAATCGCAGGAAATTTgtttgggggaggggtgggggtaAGTCGCGATTGTCAGGTGGCACGAGATTCTTGAGTCAATCACTCAACTTAACTCTTGTTATTGCATTAATACTTTCAGCACTGAATTGAAACTCGTCTCTATTAATCATCAAATTAAAGGGTTCATTTATACCCGAAATATTTATGTCTTATCGTGATTCTGTTAAAATTATTCATAAGTGTTATTCATGTTTTATATACATAAAATGATAATTTACAGGTGAAGGAAGGCAGAAATTGATGTCTCAGGGAGTGTTGAGATGATTTAGCTTTCatgtaaatactacattttGTGAAATTACTGTTAAAATTTACATTGTAAGGGTGAGATTAGTTAAATGGGCAAGTAATTGCTCTGTTGTATTCGGATCTCGTCAAAAGATATCCTTGTTTTCAGTGCATTTTATTTTCgtactttaatttttaaaaatttttgcgCGTAAAATTCTTCATGTTATCGCAGTTTTTGCACTGTAAACTAAACAAATACATATGGATTAAAGTGATTTCAGGAAAACCATGGTTTGGGCGAAAGTGTTATGAACTAAACAAATGTGAGGTGGGAGATGAATTTCTCGCGTTAACTCTCAATAAGAACTTTTGAGCCCTTGTCTTGCGTGGCAGCGCCAGTAATtactttttccccttttttttttctccgtttagcgtcgtccgaccgacacacatttttggcattttccaaaaagaaataataattggtaacgacgtttttaagtcatttttatgtcgcattgGAGTTTGGGtagttgatcctttttcccacgctgtcttaattttgcaacaacacccaccaacttttccgccatattg
Proteins encoded:
- the LOC137983265 gene encoding uncharacterized protein; amino-acid sequence: MVSSWILCSLVILLRVKVSNGIHIETSLSVTGYGALQIAMLRHGEKYATGNNCYRWEDVPPLYHGLTHVRGLKDKQGDILFKVNVPVIIYLAIDSRSSYIHGDDYEKTGDLVMLGGCQDRVKFPIYRSKKVHGPGLVTLSFKTSRLMGIFLRDNAYDVRPFAELKVTFPPGSPREISMVREKEKFATNRKCYEMVDIPTKYYGLTHLRGPNDETTVKFDVNIPVIVYVAIDSRLNRHNILPSTFASTGEKIVHGGCHSPTDFPIYERKYPNGGTLTIPLKSTRMLTVMVKPLI
- the LOC137984094 gene encoding uncharacterized protein isoform X2, producing MQWRQLYPVEPSSVSSTNFAPSLLIVLLRTIGNLSPPSSGWDVPPHSSDTSYESDIVRLKYCVNAVSAYAKEASVSDAVFCKYKDQIQNTLVRLGGAKYEDVIHEIEKHEMGPLDEEHFKERLKQWKDDDERIKDKLNEWECQRKTSEDAVVLNEMMTTQPTSELPEEVSNIHGHSKEVDVIFQAIAGDNSSSAGVLVSGISGIGKSTVAIQAGHQLKNKCQSIVKFCSLRDVHQLEMEGTCKMQGEWREILNVCEPGHQQANENPRHVLLSWCRRLKYNVVLILDNAEDSMEDGTIQSFNNMLRDLRMCSCSKIKFLITSRRFDSVSFSDLRLKHVELDPLDGKESIEVLKGGAKISSDNLCGVEAQLSKVAELCENIPLALRLAGPLLSSESEYDFEELIQALENSPTETLGHGLQRMMEIAFEKLDKPLKDALVCLSVFVRSFDKKAAKAMIVDNCGNYLTKLKQRCLIQKQGHRYLIHLLIRDYARKMGKRDDFADILDHGQQRFVKHFLSLLVPNSDKFWGKDTCKESFDLFNEERINLESTLEEVRGKKIRDCRELEAVVDNCQQLASYIEFCVPFQLYSGFLDGLLHFATEQGKVTNQVEILLLRHHESRKHGSTSKECVYRAIKMHEEHRERFEKASEVFYLSHYGRHISQDCGSREKAQPILKKAISIFEKEDLGSTFDKGRILVELGHNEKFSKRHDEARKYYEEALRFRQEHYGQHLWTAFAHKDLADFYLYQEKLQESKRHYHEAISILKVVEMLDQKESIPVYKNFGICHQKSQNFDESRRVFEKGSEVADSTIEGNHKWKVWIKTYLALLLDEKFPEEIATAGKICEEVLKMGKNLEIESWPKKEDLEKLHRKIQGLPSPP